In Rhizobium sp. N324, a single genomic region encodes these proteins:
- a CDS encoding SEC-C metal-binding domain-containing protein, whose amino-acid sequence MDLGGSCCTIAACNRRGGSHGSQTPHRLQLLRSRRNGVNPSHPKPGSKSGSQIVHGDVELIEKLGRNDPCPCGSRRRFQELLPAIRPL is encoded by the coding sequence ATGGATCTAGGGGGATCATGCTGCACCATCGCAGCGTGCAACCGAAGAGGAGGCAGCCATGGCTCGCAAACACCTCACCGACTTCAGCTTTTGAGGTCACGTCGAAACGGCGTAAATCCTTCCCATCCGAAGCCCGGGTCAAAAAGCGGTTCGCAGATCGTTCATGGCGATGTCGAACTGATCGAGAAACTCGGCCGCAACGATCCCTGTCCCTGCGGCTCCAGGAGACGGTTTCAAGAATTGCTGCCTGCGATCCGGCCGCTATGA